One Dromiciops gliroides isolate mDroGli1 chromosome 3, mDroGli1.pri, whole genome shotgun sequence DNA segment encodes these proteins:
- the LOC122751002 gene encoding olfactory receptor 52L1-like has product MTSLGNSSWGLSTFSFYLLGIPGLEESQHWIALPLGSLYLLALLGNVTILFIIRTDTSLHQPMYLFLAMLAAIDLILSSSTAPKALAVLMSHSCEIWYPTCLTQMFFIHAFSSMESGVLVAMALDRYVAICHPLHHTTILTPGVIGRIGLVVLARGLLLLVPFPILLRRLIFCQNVVINHAYCEHMAVVKLACSDATVNRAYGLVVALLVVGFDVFAIGISYSLILCAVLRVPGRDARLKAFGTCGSHICVILVFYVPGMFSFLTHRFGHNVPHHVHVLLATLYLLLPPALNPIVYGVKTQQIRQRVLRVFFVKVWA; this is encoded by the coding sequence ATGACAAGCCTGGGGAACTCCAGCTGGGGGTTGTCTACTTTTTCCTTCTATCTGTTGGGCATCCCAGGGCTAGAAGAGAGTCAACACTGGATTGCACTTCCTCTGGGGAGCCTGTATCTTCTTGCCCTTTTGGGCAATGTCACCATTCTCTTCATCATCCGGACTGACACATCACTCCATCAGCCAATGTACCTGTTCCTGGCCATGCTGGCTGCCATTGACCTCATCCTTTCCTCATCTACAGCACCCAAGGCCCTGGCTGTGCTTATGTCTCATTCCTGTGAGATATGGTACCCTACCTGCCTCACCCAGATGTTTTTCATTCATGCATTCTCTTCCATGGAGTCAGGTGTGCTGGTGGCTATGGCTCTGGACCGCTATGTGGCTATCTGccacccactgcaccacactaCCATCCTTACTCCGGGGGTCATTGGGCGTATTGGATTGGTGGTGTTGGCACGGGGACTGCTTCTCCTCGTACCCTTTCCCATTTTGCTGCGCCGCCTTATCTTCTGCCAGAATGTGGTCATTAATCATGCCTATTGTGAGCATATGGCTGTGGTGAAATTGGCCTGCTCAGATGCCACTGTAAATCGTGCATATGGGCTAGTGGTAGCACTGCTGGTAGTGGGATTTGATGTGTTTGCCATTGGCATCTCTTATTCCCTCATTCTCTGTGCTGTCCTGAGGGTCCCTGGCCGTGATGCCCGGCTCAAAGCATTTGGTACATGTGGCTCGCATATCTGTGTTATCCTAGTTTTCTATGTTCCTGGtatgttttctttccttactCATCGCTTTGGTCACAATGTGCCCCACCATGTTCATGTACTTCTGGCCACTCTCTACCTCTTGCTGCCACCAGCACTCAACCCCATTGTCTATGGGGTAAAGACACAGCAGATCCGACAGCGTGTGCTCAGGGTTTTCTTTGTCAAGGTGTGGGCTTGA